One window from the genome of Paenibacillus azoreducens encodes:
- a CDS encoding MFS transporter, giving the protein MFALELGGNKYAWDSFIIMGLFAAFALLFIVFLLVERRAAEPIISYGMFRKRLFAASSAAALFYGAAFITAAVYIPIFVQGVMGGSATNSGLILLPLTLSSVVASQVGGMLSSKMSFRRIMIFSAVVFLLGMFLLATITPDTSRIILSVYMMITGFGIGFSFSVLSMSAIQGMEMRQRGSANSTISFLRSLGMTIGITIFGIIQRNDFKGQLTEKLGAASRNMPAGADPQHMLTPEARELIPPQVMEKISSALSLSVDHTFLWALIPVFFALVSVSMMGAGRMQFAQGPSAAPKQKRA; this is encoded by the coding sequence ATGTTTGCGCTGGAGCTCGGGGGCAATAAATATGCCTGGGATTCGTTTATTATTATGGGATTGTTTGCAGCGTTTGCCCTGCTGTTTATCGTCTTCCTGCTTGTGGAGAGAAGGGCGGCGGAGCCTATAATATCGTATGGGATGTTCCGGAAAAGGCTGTTCGCCGCGAGCAGCGCCGCAGCACTGTTTTATGGAGCGGCGTTTATTACGGCAGCGGTTTATATTCCGATCTTCGTACAAGGGGTTATGGGTGGAAGTGCGACAAACTCCGGATTAATCCTGCTTCCGCTGACGCTTAGCTCCGTGGTTGCTTCACAGGTAGGCGGCATGTTATCCTCCAAAATGTCGTTCCGCAGAATCATGATCTTTTCGGCTGTTGTATTTTTGCTGGGTATGTTTTTGCTGGCGACAATTACGCCGGATACTTCCAGGATTATCCTTTCCGTGTATATGATGATAACCGGATTTGGCATCGGCTTCTCCTTTTCCGTGCTGAGCATGTCGGCGATTCAGGGCATGGAGATGCGGCAGCGGGGATCGGCTAACTCGACGATTTCGTTTCTGCGTTCGCTGGGGATGACGATCGGGATTACGATTTTCGGCATCATTCAGCGTAATGATTTCAAAGGACAACTAACGGAAAAACTGGGCGCAGCAAGCCGGAACATGCCGGCAGGCGCCGACCCGCAGCACATGCTGACCCCGGAGGCAAGGGAGCTGATTCCGCCGCAGGTGATGGAAAAGATTAGTTCAGCATTATCTCTATCCGTGGATCATACTTTTTTATGGGCGCTGATCCCGGTCTTCTTCGCGCTGGTGTCGGTATCTATGATGGGTGCGGGACGCATGCAATTTGCCCAAGGGCCTTCGGCAGCCCCAAAGCAGAAACGAGCTTAG
- a CDS encoding YhbD family protein, with translation MNEEDLISKKELLELTGISYGQLYRWKRKNLIPEEWFVRKSSFTGQETFFPRDKILQRIERIKNMKDGLSLDELADMFSPNLGAESMSAVKLIERNIVTIFSLELFEEEMGQKELLSFNDILTVYVLHKLLQGGEITREEGKMLIAVMREHYGDLAAKPCELALIRKMGVPLLFLTESAEQIYFDKDVKWVFRLSLAASIEELKLKLNEMEA, from the coding sequence ATGAACGAAGAAGATCTAATTTCGAAAAAGGAACTGCTGGAGCTGACAGGGATCTCCTACGGACAATTGTACCGCTGGAAGCGGAAAAATCTGATACCCGAAGAATGGTTTGTCCGCAAATCTTCTTTTACGGGCCAGGAAACCTTCTTTCCGAGGGATAAAATATTGCAGCGGATCGAACGCATTAAAAATATGAAGGATGGTTTGTCCCTGGATGAGCTTGCGGATATGTTTTCACCAAATTTGGGTGCTGAATCGATGTCTGCTGTCAAACTTATAGAACGTAACATTGTTACGATTTTTTCGCTGGAATTGTTTGAAGAAGAGATGGGACAGAAGGAGTTGTTGTCCTTTAACGACATCCTGACGGTTTATGTGCTTCATAAGCTGCTGCAAGGCGGAGAAATCACGAGAGAAGAAGGCAAAATGCTGATTGCGGTTATGAGGGAGCATTACGGCGATTTGGCAGCCAAACCGTGCGAGCTGGCTCTGATCCGGAAAATGGGCGTTCCCTTGCTGTTTCTGACGGAATCGGCGGAACAGATTTATTTTGACAAGGATGTTAAATGGGTTTTTCGGCTGTCCCTGGCTGCATCCATCGAAGAGTTAAAACTGAAGTTAAACGAAATGGAGGCATAA
- a CDS encoding non-ribosomal peptide synthetase — translation MSELTKERSAVEKWKEYMKPLEERTILRTRSGKDAPRLQKFKYAWPDGLGLKIQQACETAQIAPNELLGAAWGMLLVKYLRKEEVAFAAIGSADQAYPLIMTAQGTTPLRALVQQTASVMSEHAHQAVSLQEVSEVCGLAGTAPVCNTAILFGEAVPHEELLGKLDAAVKLCDNNEGGLEILYSANAFSDHFISRMCLHLQAIVTEWLSNPDAAIGGFSLISQEEADLLSKWNSTGEPVDLNRTIHGMFEDQVQKTPDNVAVVYRDESLTYKELNARADKLAGELIRKGASRGHIVGIIATPSLEMIIGTLAILKTGAAYLPIDPAYPAERILYMLEDSGTELLVTEPKVELGEDVRFKGEIICAAAGSDISAPLVEEAGLKHGEGVQADDLAYIIYTSGSTGRPKGVMVEHRSLINLCAWHIKEFKVTDQDRATKYAGFGFDASVWEIFPYLVSGAALHVIPEDIRLDAGQLHTYFKQNAITISFLPTQFCEHFMTLDNPSLRVLLAGGDKLKTFSKQHYDLYNCYGPTENTVVTTAYLVTELQENIPIGYPISNSQVYIMDAYGQPQPIGVAGELCIAGEGLARGYLNQPELTAEKFTATALAGQGRMYRTGDLARWTEDGVIEFLGRIDHQVKIRGFRIETGEIEHRLLQHPRVSEVIVIDLDDASGAKYLCAYVVADGEFPYGEMADYLSEHLPEYMVPAKLVQLGELPLTANGKVDRRALPAPAETHDEGQFEAPEGEWENGVASLWKEVLGLNRVGACEPFFTSGGDSLKVVILQAKMQRRFGISFPVAELFKHTTVREQAKWLEQAVSSRLAEGESAAAAELAEAHPAAIVKVPARESYPVASAARRLYFIEQMDQVGTAYNAPFAFRIKGTVDRERLEQAFCAMIERHDALRTSFHWENDEIVQRVNAKVPFELKLVRAEGSSKDRLHELMHSLITPFDLGEAPLLRAWLIRCGAEERFVLLVDFHHIAVDGVSANIFFEELSKLYRGETLEELPLGFADFAVWQAETPHHAERQKAYWEKTLSGELPILQLPTDRERPAKQSFRGDTVTIRLDEKAAGQLKQFAYAATATPFMVLFAGYHALLSRYTNQEDVITGVPVAGRLHEELQPVIGMFVNTMPVRCYPEKRKTFARLLQEVKGALLDTFEHQDYELEELVRSLNIPRDPSRNLLFDTLFVMQNTGKLELQLEGADVANDSYVHPISKYDLMVDVTEEENGIRIDLQYCTDLFERQTIEAFGSRFLRMLHDAIAHPGKMLCELEMLGPEEQDYLVSGLNATASTYRDQMPIHGLFEEQVQRTPDKAALVFGDQSMSYRELNERANRLANTLRMKGVEPDQVVGLMADRSFEMIVGLLAILKAGGAYVPVDPEYPQERVVYMLENSNTKLLLTQSHLADKVAFAGETLLIDTDEVYSEFTGNLPHVNKPGDLLYVIYTSGTTGKPKGVMIEHRNIVNLLHFEYSATNVDYSGNVLQFTTISFDVCSQEIWSTLGAGGTLHLITSDLRMRVGDLLDYIEKAGVEILFMPVSFLKFILNEKEYADRFPTTVKHVITAGEQLIVPEKFRAHLTRNGVYLHNHYGPSETHVVTTHTIDPSGFIPELPPIGKPIANTQIYIVNENYQPQPVGVAGELYIAGHNVGRGYYNNEEMTRERYVPSPFIPGERMYKTGDLARWAKDGTIEFLGRLDHQVKIRGFRIELGEVENCLLNHPAVSEAIVIAKEDGKGGHYLCAYYTAVAELAISELREHIGKALPDYMIPSYFMQLPEMPLTPNGKIDRKALPEPDASQGRSKDYVAPRTEIEQAVAEVWQAVLQVDKIGAQDNFFELGGHSLKATVVVARLQKQFEIGMNDIFEYQTVAALASKIKPKTNHLHSRLEQVKQLYGGLKNIDFSEEQASYEKRCSAYDSLDYTAVNGYQEVLITGATGYLGAHLVHEAVTGKKWNVHAIVRAGSDEAAQERLKQKCAYYFGPEWFDRYEKRINVHAGDITKPQLGLTGERHEELMQTVDAIFHAAANVKHYGSYDDFELQNVKATANLLDFAAEGKPKHMHHISTLGVATGVVENRQHVFFTEYDLDLGQRFENYYAKTKFEAERLVMAARDQGIVANIYRLGNIVFHSRTGRFQENIADNAFYTTMKSFLMLGTAPGEANDVDFTYVDQSSKAILLLADRKALQNEVFHIANPHEKNIGEVLRENPLGFPVELLSFDKFVDYLHANYDNEKLKHEIEQIMLHYGWMEETIFTTIFRTFSTKTVRILSLLGFEWPHLDREMIHKMFIHSKEEGFI, via the coding sequence ATGTCGGAGTTAACAAAGGAAAGATCTGCTGTGGAGAAATGGAAAGAATATATGAAACCGTTGGAAGAACGCACGATCCTGAGGACCCGCTCAGGGAAGGATGCGCCCCGGCTGCAAAAATTCAAGTATGCCTGGCCGGACGGGCTGGGTCTGAAAATTCAGCAAGCTTGCGAAACGGCGCAAATTGCTCCAAATGAACTGCTGGGCGCTGCCTGGGGCATGCTCCTCGTAAAGTATTTGCGGAAAGAAGAGGTGGCTTTTGCCGCGATCGGCTCTGCAGACCAAGCATATCCGTTGATCATGACGGCCCAAGGAACGACGCCGCTTCGGGCGTTGGTACAACAAACCGCTTCCGTCATGTCCGAACATGCTCATCAGGCTGTGAGCCTGCAAGAGGTTTCGGAAGTTTGCGGGCTGGCGGGCACAGCTCCGGTTTGCAATACCGCCATCCTGTTCGGGGAAGCGGTGCCGCACGAAGAACTGCTGGGTAAGCTGGATGCTGCGGTGAAATTATGCGATAACAACGAGGGCGGGCTGGAGATTTTGTACTCGGCAAATGCCTTTTCGGATCATTTTATCAGCCGCATGTGCCTTCACCTGCAAGCCATCGTGACAGAGTGGCTGTCGAATCCGGATGCCGCGATCGGCGGGTTCAGCTTGATTTCACAAGAAGAGGCGGATTTGCTGTCCAAGTGGAACAGCACTGGGGAGCCGGTGGATCTGAACCGCACTATTCACGGGATGTTTGAGGATCAAGTACAGAAGACTCCCGATAACGTTGCAGTCGTCTATCGTGATGAATCACTGACATACAAGGAACTGAATGCAAGGGCTGATAAACTTGCTGGCGAACTGATCCGTAAAGGGGCGAGCCGGGGACATATCGTCGGCATTATTGCGACGCCATCTCTGGAGATGATTATCGGTACGCTCGCGATTCTGAAAACAGGCGCCGCATACTTGCCTATCGACCCGGCGTATCCGGCTGAACGAATCCTGTACATGCTGGAAGACAGCGGGACGGAATTGCTTGTGACCGAGCCAAAAGTGGAGCTTGGCGAAGACGTCCGCTTTAAAGGTGAAATCATATGCGCGGCAGCGGGTTCGGACATTTCGGCTCCTTTAGTTGAGGAGGCGGGGCTGAAGCACGGAGAGGGAGTTCAGGCCGATGATCTGGCATATATCATCTATACATCGGGATCGACCGGACGACCGAAAGGCGTCATGGTGGAACATCGTTCGCTTATTAATCTGTGCGCATGGCATATCAAAGAATTCAAGGTTACGGATCAGGACCGGGCCACGAAATATGCAGGTTTTGGATTCGATGCTTCCGTGTGGGAAATCTTCCCTTACCTTGTGTCCGGCGCAGCGCTTCATGTCATTCCGGAGGACATTCGGCTTGATGCAGGCCAATTACATACATATTTCAAGCAAAATGCCATTACTATCAGCTTTTTACCGACGCAGTTTTGCGAGCATTTCATGACGCTGGACAACCCGTCTTTGCGTGTGCTGCTTGCGGGTGGCGACAAACTGAAGACGTTCAGCAAGCAGCACTATGACTTGTACAATTGCTACGGTCCGACAGAAAACACCGTCGTAACGACAGCCTACCTTGTGACGGAACTGCAAGAGAATATTCCGATCGGATATCCGATCAGCAATTCGCAAGTGTACATCATGGATGCTTACGGCCAGCCTCAGCCGATCGGCGTCGCAGGAGAGTTATGCATTGCCGGTGAAGGGCTTGCGCGCGGGTATTTGAACCAGCCGGAATTGACGGCAGAGAAATTTACGGCCACCGCGCTGGCTGGCCAAGGGCGCATGTACCGGACGGGTGATTTGGCGAGATGGACGGAAGATGGCGTGATCGAATTCCTGGGACGCATCGACCACCAGGTGAAGATCAGAGGTTTCCGTATCGAAACCGGCGAAATTGAACACCGGCTGCTGCAGCATCCGCGGGTATCCGAAGTCATCGTAATCGATCTTGACGATGCTTCAGGCGCGAAATATTTATGTGCGTACGTAGTGGCGGACGGAGAGTTTCCGTATGGCGAAATGGCGGATTATTTATCCGAACATTTGCCTGAATACATGGTTCCGGCCAAGCTGGTTCAGCTGGGGGAGCTTCCGCTCACGGCGAACGGCAAAGTGGACAGACGCGCGCTTCCTGCCCCGGCCGAAACACATGATGAAGGGCAGTTCGAAGCACCGGAAGGCGAATGGGAAAACGGAGTTGCTTCCTTATGGAAGGAGGTTCTCGGATTAAACCGCGTTGGCGCATGCGAACCGTTCTTTACATCCGGCGGCGATTCGCTGAAAGTCGTTATTTTGCAAGCCAAGATGCAGCGGCGCTTCGGCATATCGTTTCCTGTAGCCGAGCTGTTCAAGCATACGACGGTCCGTGAACAAGCCAAATGGCTCGAGCAAGCGGTGTCGAGCCGTTTGGCGGAAGGAGAATCCGCGGCGGCGGCCGAACTGGCTGAGGCCCATCCAGCCGCCATAGTTAAGGTACCTGCGCGGGAAAGCTATCCAGTAGCTTCGGCTGCACGGCGGCTATATTTCATCGAGCAGATGGATCAGGTCGGAACGGCTTATAATGCGCCGTTTGCGTTCCGCATCAAAGGTACAGTTGATCGTGAGCGTTTGGAGCAAGCATTTTGCGCGATGATTGAGAGACATGATGCGCTGCGCACATCTTTCCATTGGGAGAATGATGAAATCGTGCAGCGGGTAAACGCAAAGGTGCCGTTTGAGCTTAAGTTGGTCCGGGCCGAGGGATCCTCAAAAGATCGTTTGCATGAACTGATGCATTCGCTTATTACGCCTTTTGACTTGGGTGAAGCGCCGCTCTTGCGGGCCTGGCTTATCCGGTGCGGGGCGGAAGAACGCTTCGTACTGCTGGTTGATTTCCATCATATAGCCGTTGACGGCGTATCGGCTAATATCTTTTTTGAAGAGCTATCCAAGCTGTACCGCGGCGAAACATTGGAAGAGCTGCCGCTTGGTTTTGCCGACTTTGCTGTCTGGCAGGCGGAAACGCCGCATCACGCCGAACGGCAAAAAGCGTATTGGGAGAAGACGTTATCAGGCGAACTGCCGATCCTACAGCTTCCGACCGACCGGGAACGTCCGGCCAAGCAAAGCTTCCGCGGCGATACCGTTACGATCCGGCTTGACGAAAAGGCAGCGGGCCAATTGAAGCAGTTTGCATATGCCGCAACCGCCACGCCGTTTATGGTGCTGTTTGCAGGATACCATGCGCTCCTGTCCCGTTATACGAATCAGGAGGATGTCATCACGGGCGTTCCGGTGGCGGGAAGATTGCATGAAGAGCTGCAGCCTGTGATCGGGATGTTCGTCAATACGATGCCGGTGCGCTGCTATCCGGAGAAGCGCAAGACCTTTGCGCGGCTGCTGCAGGAAGTGAAGGGAGCGCTGCTGGATACGTTCGAGCATCAGGATTACGAGTTGGAGGAGCTTGTCCGTTCCTTGAATATTCCGCGTGATCCGAGCCGCAATTTGCTGTTTGACACGTTGTTTGTCATGCAAAATACAGGCAAGCTCGAGCTGCAGCTTGAAGGCGCGGATGTGGCGAATGATTCGTATGTTCATCCAATCTCGAAATATGATCTGATGGTGGATGTGACAGAGGAAGAAAACGGCATTCGGATCGATTTGCAGTACTGCACGGATCTGTTTGAACGGCAGACGATCGAAGCGTTCGGCAGCCGTTTCCTGCGGATGCTGCACGATGCGATCGCTCATCCCGGCAAGATGCTGTGCGAACTCGAGATGCTCGGCCCCGAGGAACAAGATTATCTTGTTAGCGGCCTAAATGCGACTGCCTCGACTTATCGGGATCAAATGCCGATCCATGGCTTGTTCGAGGAACAGGTACAGCGTACGCCGGATAAAGCGGCGCTTGTGTTCGGCGACCAAAGCATGTCCTACCGCGAGTTGAACGAAAGGGCTAACCGGCTTGCTAATACGCTGCGGATGAAAGGCGTAGAGCCAGATCAAGTGGTGGGGCTGATGGCAGACCGTTCATTTGAGATGATCGTCGGGCTGCTGGCCATTTTGAAAGCGGGAGGGGCGTACGTTCCGGTCGATCCCGAATATCCGCAGGAACGGGTCGTTTATATGCTGGAAAACAGCAATACCAAGCTGCTTCTGACACAGTCCCATCTTGCCGACAAGGTTGCCTTTGCGGGCGAAACGCTGCTCATCGACACGGATGAGGTTTATAGCGAATTTACCGGTAATTTGCCGCATGTCAACAAACCCGGGGATTTGCTGTATGTGATCTATACTTCGGGCACGACAGGAAAACCGAAAGGCGTAATGATCGAACATCGGAATATCGTCAACCTGCTGCATTTTGAGTACAGTGCGACCAATGTCGACTACAGCGGAAATGTGCTTCAATTCACCACGATCAGCTTCGACGTTTGCTCGCAGGAGATATGGTCGACGCTGGGGGCCGGCGGCACGCTGCATCTGATCACAAGCGATTTGCGGATGAGAGTCGGGGATCTGCTGGATTACATTGAAAAAGCAGGCGTTGAAATCCTGTTTATGCCGGTGTCGTTCCTGAAATTCATTCTGAACGAGAAGGAATACGCAGACCGTTTCCCTACGACAGTGAAACATGTGATCACGGCCGGCGAGCAGCTGATCGTACCGGAGAAATTCCGTGCGCATCTGACGCGAAACGGCGTTTACTTGCATAACCATTACGGACCGTCGGAGACGCATGTAGTCACGACGCATACGATTGATCCGTCCGGCTTTATACCGGAACTGCCGCCGATCGGAAAGCCGATTGCGAATACGCAGATCTATATCGTAAATGAGAACTATCAGCCTCAGCCAGTCGGCGTGGCCGGTGAACTATACATTGCAGGACATAATGTGGGCCGCGGGTATTACAACAATGAGGAAATGACGCGTGAGCGTTACGTGCCGAGCCCGTTTATCCCGGGAGAACGCATGTATAAAACAGGCGACCTGGCAAGATGGGCGAAGGATGGAACCATCGAGTTTCTGGGCCGGCTCGACCATCAGGTCAAGATCCGCGGTTTCCGCATCGAACTGGGCGAGGTCGAAAATTGCCTGCTGAACCATCCGGCCGTATCGGAGGCGATTGTCATCGCCAAGGAAGACGGCAAGGGCGGCCATTATTTATGCGCTTATTATACGGCCGTGGCCGAACTCGCTATTAGCGAGCTGAGAGAGCATATAGGAAAAGCCTTGCCGGATTATATGATCCCGTCCTATTTCATGCAGCTGCCGGAGATGCCGTTGACGCCAAACGGAAAAATTGACCGGAAAGCCTTGCCTGAACCGGACGCTTCGCAGGGCCGAAGCAAAGACTATGTCGCGCCAAGAACGGAAATAGAGCAGGCGGTTGCCGAGGTATGGCAAGCCGTGCTTCAGGTGGATAAAATCGGCGCCCAGGACAATTTCTTTGAACTTGGCGGCCACTCGCTGAAAGCAACCGTTGTTGTCGCCAGACTGCAGAAGCAGTTCGAAATCGGCATGAACGATATTTTTGAATATCAAACCGTGGCTGCGCTGGCAAGCAAAATCAAACCGAAAACCAATCATCTGCATTCCCGGCTGGAACAGGTGAAACAGCTCTACGGAGGTCTGAAAAATATCGATTTTTCCGAAGAGCAGGCAAGTTATGAAAAACGCTGCAGCGCTTATGATTCACTGGATTATACGGCTGTGAACGGTTATCAAGAGGTGCTTATTACAGGGGCTACGGGATACCTGGGTGCACATTTGGTCCACGAAGCGGTTACCGGCAAGAAGTGGAATGTCCATGCGATTGTCCGGGCGGGATCGGATGAGGCTGCGCAGGAACGCCTGAAACAAAAATGCGCCTATTATTTCGGTCCGGAATGGTTTGATAGATATGAAAAAAGAATCAACGTGCATGCGGGCGACATCACCAAACCGCAGCTTGGTCTGACCGGAGAGCGCCATGAGGAGCTGATGCAAACCGTAGACGCTATCTTCCATGCGGCGGCAAACGTCAAGCATTACGGAAGTTATGATGACTTCGAATTGCAGAACGTTAAAGCGACAGCCAATTTGCTGGACTTTGCCGCGGAAGGCAAACCGAAACATATGCATCATATATCCACGCTTGGCGTCGCGACGGGGGTCGTGGAAAATCGGCAGCATGTTTTCTTTACGGAATATGATCTCGATTTGGGACAACGTTTCGAGAATTATTATGCCAAGACGAAGTTCGAAGCGGAGCGGCTGGTCATGGCCGCAAGGGACCAGGGGATCGTCGCCAATATATATCGGCTCGGCAATATCGTTTTCCACTCCCGGACGGGACGGTTCCAGGAAAATATTGCGGATAACGCGTTTTATACAACGATGAAATCTTTCCTTATGCTGGGAACGGCGCCGGGAGAAGCCAATGACGTCGACTTTACTTATGTGGATCAATCGAGCAAAGCGATCTTGCTGCTTGCCGACCGCAAGGCGCTTCAAAACGAGGTGTTCCATATCGCGAATCCGCATGAAAAGAACATCGGCGAGGTACTGCGCGAGAATCCGCTAGGATTCCCTGTTGAACTGCTGTCATTCGACAAATTTGTCGATTATCTGCATGCAAACTATGACAATGAAAAATTGAAACATGAAATCGAGCAAATCATGCTTCATTACGGTT
- a CDS encoding polymer-forming cytoskeletal protein, whose translation MESKSDLRISGIGKSQGGSYSHVRTDGMAKIKGDTSCISLDSNGTMSIEGALQSESVTVNGTATVEGHVNTNRMVLDGMATLKEQVVCTELLTVNGRLSVGRGLIGEKVEIFGNLKTREDVGCEVFSVFGGFSIDGLLNAGLVDVKLNMPCRVQEIGGDTITVRRAKKYSVIEQFVPALSARLHAHTIEGDEVDLEYTDAEIVRGNNVRIGEGCKIGRVEYKQQLQRDADAQIGSAHQL comes from the coding sequence ATGGAATCAAAATCCGATTTGAGAATCTCCGGCATCGGCAAGTCGCAAGGCGGCAGCTATTCGCATGTCAGAACGGACGGAATGGCCAAAATCAAGGGGGACACAAGCTGTATTTCCCTTGACAGCAACGGGACGATGTCGATCGAAGGAGCGCTGCAAAGCGAATCCGTCACGGTCAACGGAACAGCGACGGTGGAAGGCCATGTCAATACGAACCGTATGGTTCTTGACGGGATGGCGACGCTTAAAGAACAAGTGGTTTGCACTGAGCTTCTGACCGTAAACGGACGGTTGTCGGTTGGCAGAGGGCTGATCGGCGAAAAGGTGGAAATATTCGGGAACCTGAAAACGAGGGAAGATGTAGGGTGCGAGGTGTTTTCAGTTTTTGGCGGATTCAGCATTGACGGGCTGCTTAATGCCGGTTTGGTGGATGTCAAACTGAACATGCCATGCAGAGTGCAGGAGATCGGCGGGGATACGATCACGGTTAGGCGCGCGAAAAAATACAGTGTCATCGAGCAATTTGTGCCGGCGCTTTCGGCCCGGCTGCATGCGCATACCATTGAAGGCGATGAAGTGGACCTGGAGTATACCGATGCCGAAATTGTGCGGGGCAATAATGTAAGGATAGGCGAAGGCTGCAAAATCGGACGCGTGGAATACAAACAGCAATTGCAGCGGGATGCCGATGCCCAAATCGGATCCGCTCACCAGCTATAA
- a CDS encoding 4'-phosphopantetheinyl transferase family protein, with protein MALIYAVKLVDEYDRAVFKQALENLPVDVRNKAARYRKEADAVREIVSAVLKRIVACQVNGIGLHRVEFLRDGYGKPSLKEFPDFHFNVSHSHAWVVCAVSAEGPVGIDIEMIGKAEEGVARMCLTPKELHEWFGQPKDQRDTYFLKLWTLKESYVKATGKGLAENLSSLETIKEGESFRMARQGLVDTDRSLRMVSFDPAYQMAICTAVQDIPINRVDMSMNELMLGFIGLQSGSR; from the coding sequence ATGGCGCTAATTTATGCCGTGAAACTTGTGGATGAGTACGACCGGGCCGTTTTCAAGCAGGCGCTTGAGAATTTGCCCGTGGATGTCAGAAATAAAGCGGCCAGATACCGAAAAGAAGCGGATGCGGTCCGCGAAATCGTTTCGGCGGTTTTGAAGCGGATTGTCGCCTGCCAAGTGAATGGTATCGGGCTTCATAGGGTGGAATTTCTCAGGGATGGTTATGGCAAACCATCCCTGAAGGAATTTCCGGACTTCCATTTTAACGTATCCCACTCCCATGCATGGGTCGTATGTGCCGTCAGCGCTGAAGGACCTGTCGGGATCGACATCGAGATGATCGGGAAAGCGGAAGAGGGAGTAGCCCGAATGTGTCTAACGCCGAAGGAGCTGCATGAATGGTTCGGCCAGCCTAAGGATCAAAGGGATACATATTTTTTAAAGTTATGGACGTTGAAGGAGAGTTACGTGAAAGCAACGGGGAAAGGTCTGGCTGAAAACTTGTCCTCGCTTGAAACGATAAAGGAGGGGGAAAGTTTTCGCATGGCCCGGCAAGGATTAGTAGATACGGATCGTTCCCTTAGAATGGTTTCGTTTGATCCAGCCTATCAAATGGCCATTTGCACAGCGGTACAAGATATACCAATCAACCGGGTAGACATGTCCATGAACGAGCTTATGCTCGGCTTCATCGGTCTGCAAAGTGGGTCACGCTGA